TTTGCTCGGCTCTGGCTTGAATTTCACTCTCGACTAGCTCTCGCATATCGCCGAGTTTGGGTAAGACAATGCTGCCTGATTGATAGGTTTGAGCGAGGGTGACAATGGCTTGTGCCAGTAAGCGATCTAAATATTGACCTAGTTCTGATTCGCCGAATTGATTAGCAGCCGCTTTTTTTTGAGCTTTGTGGCGTTGATGGGATGAGGAGCGTTTTTGCTGACGTTGGTGGTTGAGGAGTTTGTAGTTATCGCCTAGTAATTGTTTGAGGCTGCGGTAGGCGATCGCTTCTCCTGTTGTGCCGTCAACGACTGCGGCGGTGGCTGGTTTGTCCAGTCCCAAGGCAACGCCAACGAGGATATGAGGTTGACCTTGATAGAGAGGTTGACTGGGGCGAGGGAAGGGGTTTTTGATTCGAGCCAGAGTCGAGTTTTTGCGTTGGACGAAGGCTTGCTGTTTCTCGTTGAGGTCGCCTTTCTCTTTCATGTTGGTGAGGGTTTTGGCGATGTCGGCAGCTTTTTCTTGGCGTACCTGTTCTGTACCTTCAGCCGTCCATAAACGGGTATCTACAAGCGTTGTTGGACTTTGAACCAGGATTTGTAGATGTAGTCTACTAGCGCGATCGCACTCGTATAAAACCGCCCAGGTTGACCGCTGAATTGAGGGTCTGATTTGAGCGGTTGACACAGTTGCTTGACGATACCTGCTTTGAGTTTTGCTTGTTGTCGCCAGGTTTCAAAGTCGGGATGCTGACTGATTTGTGCTAGTAGTTCATTTATCAAAGGCGTGTTGCGTTCTGCCATCAACGTCCAGAGTTGTTGGCGAGTGGGTTCAGAGGCAACGAGGCGACATTGAATCGTGATTTGGCTCATGAAAATAGATTATCTTAAAAACACATATTAAGCTTATTAAATTAAGTGTGCTTCCTAGCCTCGTTTAGTATCATGAGAGGTTATGGATAAAAATTTCTACAGCAGCACTGAGGCATCACAGATTACTGGATGCAGTCGGAGGCAATTGCAATATTGGCGGGAAAAAAGTGTCGTTGTGCCAACCGTTAATCCGAGTGGCAAGGGTCGGAATGTTTATTATTCTGATTCTGACTTGGTGGCATTGACGGTGATGGAGTATTTGCTCTCGATTGGGTTGAGTTTTGAGGTGTGCCAACATGTCTTGGAAATCCTCAAAGCTAGAGAGTCATGGATGTTTGATGAGTCTGTGGCGAAAGAAGAGAGGAAACGCTTGATGTTGGTGCCAGATTCCCAGGAGCAACTGCGTGAGTTGGTTGATTTTAACAGGGGTTTGGCAATCGAAACGATTGATCGGGGGTCGCCTGTTGTGCCGTTTTGGTGCGATCGCATTCATCAGCGTTTGCGAGAGAATCTCAAAAGCTTTGAGCGATAGCTAAGTCTGTTTGACGATTCGCCAGAGAGTGGTGCAGAAATATCAATTACTGCTGTAAGTTCCCCTCTACAGAAGCGATCGCATTCTTTAAAAGCAGGTCAGCTTATAATTCGGGTGTCGCTGGATGTGATTCACCAGCCCTAGGGATGTGGATTGGTGAGTGTTAGTGTCTTTTACCTGTACAACGGTTAGACAGGCATTTCACTGGCATTGAACTTGAAGAGTTTGAGCGGGACGGGGCGATCAGGTTGGTGAGTGTTAGTGTCTTTTACCTGTACAACGGTTAGACAGCGATTTCACTTGATTGAACAGGATGCTGAAGCGTGGGAGGAGGAGCAATTGGTGGATATTCGACTGGCTGAGGATTTGAAGCGGAGACGATAGCAAAAGCGATCGCGTTGCGCTGATACTGTCGGCGAATGTAAGACAAGAGCGTAAGTGCAAATGTTACAAGAATCCAACTCCTGATTTTTCATTTGTCTTTGACAGTGTAATATCTTTGTAGGAAACTTTGTCACACTTTCGCCAACAGCATCAGCGATCGCACTTCCCCCTAAAATCAGAGTCGCCTGTCTGTTAGAGTCGATGCCCGTGTTACCACGGGACACCTCTCCTTCCGAACTGTACGTGCGACTTTCATCGCATACAGCTCTTAGTCGATATTTACTTTTCCTTTTTGGGAATTTCGAGCTGCACGAGCTTCTCCGTGGATAGGCTTGTGCTGGTGGCATTGACGGTGAAGCATTTCCAGATTTGATTTCTTCCGGTTTTCGTGGTTTCCATCAATATGGTGTAATTCCACCTTGTCACCACTGAGAAATGACAGTCCACAAGCTTGACATTGATGATTTTGTTGCTGTCGCGCGGGTACGCGCGCCCGCTACGCTAACAGAAGTGATGCGTGTATCCCTGAATATTTCTTGTTCTCTCTCTTAGCCCAGTAGGTCAGCTCTCCATCAAACGGGGATTTATCTCCGGTCACGTTATTGTAGGAACACGCTTTCCAAGGTACTGCGGGAAATGTTTTATGGATTACCCCGTTGGTTCCCTGTCTGTCAAATCTTCCTTGTTTGCGGATAAATTTCCATGTCCAATAGGCTTGTGCCCATAGGTCGTGTGAGGACATATCACAGAAACGATTGTAGTTTCTCCAGCCTCTTACCAATGAGCCACATTTAGCGATTCTTTGTTCGAGGGTGAATTTGCTATCTTTCATCGTCACTTTTATCTTGGCTTTCACCTTTGCCGTATTTTCTTTGGATGGAGTGCTGATGAATCTTCCATTAGGTTTCACTTTGAAGTTCCACCCTAGGAAATCGAATCCTTTTGTTGCCTTTACGAGCTTAGTTTTGCTTTCCTTAATTTTCAATCCTCGTTCTTCTAGGAAATAATTGCTATCTGCTGAAACTTTTTCCAGGGTAGAGCCTTCCAATTATCGGTAGCATTGAGCTTCGTCATAACATAAACCGACTACTAAAGTAATCTCTTCTCTATCAACCGTGACCAGTTGGGCAAGCCGTCCTTAATTCTTGCCGTTTCGGTCACATCCTACCCGTTCATTTCATTTGTGGCTTTGACGCAGCCCTACCTGAGTGTTCGACCTCTCAGGAGATTTGAGCGTTTTTCTTCGTTCCGTAGAGCGATTGGTTGCTGATGCGAGGACTCTCCAATTCACCCACCACAACCCAGGATTGCACTTGTTACGATTATTTTCGTGCGGGTCTTATGTGGTTATCTGACATTCGTTTCTGTCAGTTGTCTTTGGATGCTTTTTCCGGAGATTCATTTTATCCATGTCAGCCTACCTAACGGGTTCCAGGCATCACAGCCCTCGTTATTCCCGTCAATATCCCAGCTTCACGCGAGATAATCAGTCTTCGTGTGGGTAGGTTTGGCATCACATCATCCCAGATGGGGAGGGCTTACACCCCCATCCCTCTACAGTTATCCTTACTTTATTTAGGGTCAAAACCCAGGCGACGTAAGGACTCTAGTTTATGGATTTACCTAGAAACGAGTCGCACAACCGTTAGACAGGCGACTCTGATTTTAGGGCTTCGGGGTATGAGTCATTGCGACTCGCGGGTCAATTTCCCGGCGATCCAGGGAGTTCAACTATGGTTTGCGATCGCTAATCTTGTGCCATCAACAATTTTTAGGAGTCTATCTCTTCAAGGGAGCCTCCAAGCTTTTGAGTTGGTTCCTCCTCCAGTGCGGGAAACACGCAAATACCAAATAAGGCACGATCACGATCCGACTGAAAACCTTGGCTAAAGAGTAGCTGTATCTCAGATGGCGTAAGGATTTTTGCCTTACCGTGCCTGTCATTTTTCATTCTTGGAGCCGAACATTATTAAGGCATTTTCCCAGAGAATGATGTCGAAAACATCAACTAGACAAAGAACGAACGCTCTCTATTTGCCCTAGAACTACCACCGCAACGAAACGATTGCCTATCCAACAGTAGGAAGAGGCGTGAGCGGCGTTTGTGTAGTAAACGTCCCAAAAACAACGCTTTGGGAAATATCTCTGCATTTGCCCACGCTTGGGTGAGCGGAGCGATAGCATAGGAAGATAAGCCTTAAAAGGCACTGGGTAGGGTGGTCATCTGAGTAACATCAGTTGTGACCACCCTTAAAGCTTGTAGAAGTCCTGTAAAGAGCGTGGATGTTGCCTCAAACCCTGTCGGGATTATACGGGAAGCCGACAGCCCTTAGAGATACTCTTCCAAAGCTAGGAGGACACCAAGTCAGGTTTCCAGGATTCAATACCAGCTTTTTGCTCCCTCCAATCGGGCATTACGCTACCCAGCGTTCTGGGTTTGACCCAACCCGTGAGAATACCCAAGAGTTAGTGCATTTTTTCCGGACTGGGAAACTCTGACCTGATAATGGTTTGCGCCGAAATTTTCCCTGCACACGGGGAAATTTTTAATTAAACTCAAGAGCGCTCGCTAGCTATATTTTTAGCTTGGAATGGTATAGCGATTGCTGTGCTAGTTACGTAAGTCCAGATCTTGTCTGAATGTGCTACCCCTCCGAGTCTTCGTTATCGCAGACAAACGGGTCTGAACACAAGGGCGGAATGTGGGGTAAATCATCCGCCTGCAAACGATCTATGCAATCCCTCAATTTTTCAGCCAGCACCTGTACGTGGGGTTCTTGTAGCATACTAACGGTATTGCCAGGAACATCATGGATCTCCAATCCTCCAGGAGCTAGTTCCCTCCATCCCAAATCAGGGTCTAAGAAGCCAATGTTCTCGATAGCCCGGAAGAGGGTCACTCGATCCGGGTAAACGTTCTTTGGTGCGAACCCCCACTGCATATTTCCCTCCTCTTTTTTCTTTCGATAAGTGAAGTTTTGGCAAGCTTGAGGCAAAGGAAGCCCCATGCGCTCGTAAAACTTGCAGTAAATACTCATTAACCGATTCTTGGCTTGCCCTAGCCTCATCTTCCTTAACAAGTAGGCGGGGCCAACTCGTAAAAAGTTATTCCAGTGCGCCAAGATCCGATCTGCGACTGGCATTATTTTGATTGCTGTATCATCTTTTAAAGTATCTAACAAGGCTAGCAGAGCTACCTTTTGATCTTGTGCGTGGAGCTGCTCGGCCACCTCATAGGCTATTCGGCCCCCGCAATATATACCTGCTAGAAAATAAGGACCTTCAGGTTGGATGATTCGCATTTCTTTGAGGTAGTGAGCCACCAGATCCTCAATCTTATTCAAAGAAACTTCATCCATAATCCCTACTGCTAGCCCATAAATGGGTTGTTCAGGATCTAGATGACCTGCCAAGGGGCGACAGAACTTTAGACCCTCGCCAAGTACATGGAAAAAGAACAAAGGCGGTTTAGAACCTCCGGGCTGAATTGTCACCAGCGTTTGCCAAGGTGCTGACCATCCTTTCTGGCGGAGAATGTTGGCCAGTTGCTCAATGGTTGGTGATTGGAAGAGGGTAGCCAGGGGGAGATTTTTCCCGAAGGCTTTCTCGATTTGTGCGAATAGGCGTGCAGCCAGCATGGAGTGCCCCCCCAATTCAAAGAAATTGTCGTTAATACCGACCTGTTGTAGTCCCAAAACTTCAGCCCAGATAGCTGCTAAGATTTCTTCAGTAGGGGTGCTTGGTGCAACAAAATTATCTTCCTGTTCCCCCCGAAAGCTAGCTGGTACAGGTAAAGCGCGGCGGTCTATTTTTCCATTGGGAGTTAGAGGCATTGCTTCCAAAAATACAAAGGCTCCGGGAACCATGTAATCTGGCAGCTTGGTTTTGAGGAAGGAACGCAATTCACTAATAGTAGGGGGCGATGCCTCTAACTTAGGAACAACATAAGCCGCTAGGAACTTGTTGCCAGGAATGTCTTCTCGGACAACAACAACAACTTCCCGTAAGTCAGGGTGTTGTGCCAGTAGTGCTTCAATTTCTCCCAGTTCGATACGGAAGCCGCGAATTTTTACCTGCTCATCGAGGCGACCGAGGAACTCAATATTGCCGTCTGGTAAATAGCGAGCTAAGTCACCAGTTTTGTAGAGGCGAAGTGCGCTGTCGCACCCCGATAGCTTCTCCGGAGCCGTTCCGCTAACGCTTGGATTGTCGCTAAAGGGGTTAGCGATGAATTTCTGGGCAGTCAAATCGGGACGGTTGAGGTAGCCTCTGGCTAAACCATCACCACTGACGTATAGTTCACCAGAGACACCAATGGGTACCGGCTGCAACTTTTCATCTAGCAAATAAACCTGCGTGTTAGCAATTGGTCGCCCAATCGGAGGTGTCATATCGGTTCGCGGTTTAGCAGGAATGAAACAGGAAGTAGTGACGACAGTGTTTTCAGTTGGTCCGTAATTATTTACCAGCTCAAAAGGAACGGAGGGTAAAGGATTGTTATGGAGTTTGTCCCCCCCAGTTAGCAAAGTTCGCAAAGCTACATTAGTAGACCAATCCAACGACAAAATACTCTCTGCCAGTGGTGTTGGCAGAAAAGAGATGGTGATTGCATTCTTTACCAGCCAATCTCGAA
The DNA window shown above is from Microcoleus sp. AS-A8 and carries:
- the cas12k gene encoding type V CRISPR-associated protein Cas12k (Type V-K CRISPR systems have also been known as with the large Cas12k protein, has also been known as type V-U5, and Cas12k as C2c5.), which translates into the protein MRPSIQRSTWAVLYECDRASRLHLQILVQSPTTLVDTRLWTAEGTEQVRQEKAADIAKTLTNMKEKGDLNEKQQAFVQRKNSTLARIKNPFPRPSQPLYQGQPHILVGVALGLDKPATAAVVDGTTGEAIAYRSLKQLLGDNYKLLNHQRQQKRSSSHQRHKAQKKAAANQFGESELGQYLDRLLAQAIVTLAQTYQSGSIVLPKLGDMRELVESEIQARAEQKIPGYIEGQEKYAKQYRVNIHQWSYGRLMDTIKAQALKVGIVIEQGEQSIRGSPQQKAKDMAISAYHARSKP
- the cas12k gene encoding type V CRISPR-associated protein Cas12k (Type V-K CRISPR systems have also been known as with the large Cas12k protein, has also been known as type V-U5, and Cas12k as C2c5.) produces the protein MSQITIQCRLVASEPTRQQLWTLMAERNTPLINELLAQISQHPDFETWRQQAKLKAGIVKQLCQPLKSDPQFSGQPGRFYTSAIALVDYIYKSWFKVQQRL
- a CDS encoding MerR family transcriptional regulator, producing MDKNFYSSTEASQITGCSRRQLQYWREKSVVVPTVNPSGKGRNVYYSDSDLVALTVMEYLLSIGLSFEVCQHVLEILKARESWMFDESVAKEERKRLMLVPDSQEQLRELVDFNRGLAIETIDRGSPVVPFWCDRIHQRLRENLKSFER